Proteins encoded within one genomic window of Panicum virgatum strain AP13 chromosome 1N, P.virgatum_v5, whole genome shotgun sequence:
- the LOC120655415 gene encoding putative disease resistance protein RGA4 isoform X1: MNIISGLNECATLFQWVRSAISSLQTQRNGTENNKLQGDVLQLQSDLKCLGDTLQAMYILIDRAEWRIHDHCVADLLPKVKEAVYDAEDLLDEFKWHAHKVSVEGNETQLAPFIDFFNSVTQGSFNKVTDIQKRLNNLSNQLKEMGFHQATPRFDESLRPETTSFPTEAKIFGRDKEMKELIRLLGVPLNNRKRTGSEVVAPNNNRRYSSRHKTARTGDGSSTSNQQVYTTFNNNEETMESVPVLPIVGIGGVGKTTLAQKFCSHPQVKSHYEIIWICVSDDFDVKRLTKEVIEQASRKPPTTDSLNSLQTDLADSLNKRRFLIVLDDMWDENGERWKKFYTPLRNVRLGSMMLVTTRSEKVADIVRTADSFRLEGLKDDVFWKFFELCAFGSDRSNRDPELQLIGKKILPKLRGSPLAAKTLGRLLGISRDTTHWNNILNSELWQHDQEGTEILPALRLSYMYLPFHLKRCFSFCAVYPKDHNFEKDNLAEMWVAEGFVVRKGNIPLQDIGSQYFLELVNRSFFQKFRGAYVIHDLMHDMAQLVSKDECFIVKNLSDLEEVPQSVRHLSILPITNVNRSNLLRLAECTKLRTLLCNKPLSSGSLSSAMDCWFEKLLCLRVIFCASTEKLPESIGNLKHLRYLAISRTCHIRSLPSSFCNLYNLQIFYARKCEFESLPRGISKLINLQKFESKNTPLMEVDAAELKDELSFIDKFNPHPSELTINNLGAMSKDGAAEAELKKKEYLNSLTLIWSSLRCQEHNEIEVLQALQPPTNIKSVQIEGYPGEYLPSWFRGCDGPEAMSFSELPTATVDNNNISRARTIFPLLTEVSIKGCRNLSGLEQFLHPMTSVPAISKIVIEDCASVKSVPIEWPPSLEQISVSNCPKMTHLSAPSAKKLELKFKIFGFNIECSSLTYLHIHSSQLPSIELEKWSLPVLQRLHISECGCLKFIRESEHISTGLSLGLARARGNTAKFPLLTDLTIVDCSKLESIDDLLTHECLPTIESISIWSCDLLSLPTKRFESFPFLKNLDIWRCPRLYWQREMVLPSSLQKLSLRSCGDFSAWSPRCCLENLTSLESLMMESCRGIVSIPGDLWSSNLKSLQNLLIAECPDLVSIGGPEAIANINTVFIQGCPKLMEIEQLWFDAPGPQDI; this comes from the coding sequence ATGAACATAATTAGTGGCCTCAATGAGTGTGCCACATTGTTCCAGTGGGTTAGATCGGCCATTTCATCTCTGCAAACCCAGCGGAATGGAACAGAAAATAACAAACTTCAAGGAGATGTGCTGCAGTTGCAGAGTGACCTTAAATgccttggggatactctacagGCAATGTACATCCTCATTGATCGAGCAGAGTGGAGGATCCATGATCACTGTGTGGCTGACCTCCTTCCAAAAGTCAAAGAAGCAGTGTATGATGCAGAAGACCTTCTGGATGAATTCAAATGGCACGCGCATAAGGTGTCAGTTGAGGGCAATGAAACTCAGCTAGCTCCGTTCATCGATTTCTTTAACAGCGTCACTCAAGGTAGCTTCAACAAGGTGACTGATATCCAAAAAAGGCTAAATAATCTTTCTAACCAGCTCAAGGAAATGGGCTTCCATCAAGCAACTCCACGGTTTGATGAATCACTCAGGCCAGAGACCACCAGTTTTCCCACCGAGGCAAAGATATTTGGACGTGATAAGGAAATGAAGGAGCTTATTAGATTGCTCGGTGTACCTTTAAACAATAGAAAGAGAACAGGAAGTGAAGTCGTTGCACCTAACAATAATAGGAGGTATTCTTCCAGACACAAGACAGCAAGAACTGGAGATGGTTCATCCACAAGCAACCAGCAAGTTTATACCACCTTCAATAATAACGAAGAAACTATGGAGAGTGTTCCAGTTTTGCCCATTGTTGGAATTGGGGGAGTTGGAAAAACTACTTTGGCTCAAAAATTTTGCAGCCACCCGCAAGTGAAATCTCACTATGAAATCATTTGGATTTGTGTCTCAGATGACTTTGATGTCAAGAGGTTAACTAAAGAGGTCATAGAACAAGCTTCTAGGAAACCACCGACGACTGATAGTTTGAATTCTCTTCAAACTGATCTTGCAGACAGCTTGAACAAGAGAAGATTCTTGATTGTCCTCGATGATATGTGGGATGAAAATGGGGAGCGTTGGAAGAAGTTCTACACACCTCTCAGAAATGTACGTCTGGGAAGTATGATGCTTGTCACCACAAGGTCTGAGAAGGTGGCTGATATAGTGCGCACAGCAGATTCCTTCCGACTAGAGGGTTTGAAGGATGATGTCTTTTGGAAATTCTTTGAACTCTGTGCGTTTGGATCTGATAGGTCTAACAGGGATCCTGAGTTGCAACTGATTGGTAAGAAAATACTTCCAAAGTTGAGAGGTTCTCCTTTAGCTGCAAAAACTCTTGGACGGCTATTAGGAATTAGCCGTGACACTACACATTGGAATAATATACTAAACAGTGAATTGTGGCAGCATGATCAGGAGGGGACTGAAATTTTGCCAGCTCTTCGGTTGAGCTACATGTATTTACCATTCCATTTGAAGAGATGCTTCTCATTTTGTGCCGTGTACCCCAAAGATCACAATTTTGAAAAGGACAATTTGGCTGAAATGTGGGTAGCAGAGGGTTTTGTTGTACGTAAAGGTAACATTCCACTTCAAGATATTGGCTCTCAATACTTTCTAGAACTTGTAAACCGGTCCTTCTTTCAGAAATTTCGTGGTGCATATGTAATACATGACTTGATGCATGACATGGCACAACTTGTTTCAAAGGACGAATGCTTCATTGTAAAGAACTTGAGTGACCTTGAAGAAGTTCCACAAAGTGTTCGCCATCTATCAATACTGCCAATCACCAATGTTAATCGGTCCAACTTATTGAGATTAGCCGAGTGCACAAAGCTGCGCACTCTGCTTTGCAACAAGCCTTTGAGCAGTGGCAGTTTATCTTCAGCAATGGACTGCTGGTTTGAAAAACTTTTGTGCCTGCGTGTTATTTTCTGTGCCTCCACAGAGAAATTACCAGAAAGTATTGGCAACCTGAAGCATCTCCGGTACCTTGCAATATCCAGAACTTGCCATATTCGGAGCCTGCCTTCGTCATTCTGCAACCTTTATAACTTGCAGATTTTTTATGCTAGGAAATGCGAATTCGAAAGTTTACCCAGAGGCATCAGCAAGCTGATCAATCTGCAGAAGTTTGAATCAAAAAATACTCCCTTAATGGAAGTTGATGCTGCAGAGTTGAAAGACGAACTCAGTTTTATTGACAAATTTAATCCGCATCCAAGCGAGCTGACAATAAATAATCTTGGTGCAATGAGCAAGGATGGTGCAGCAGAAGCCGAACTCAAGAAGAAAGAATATCTGAATAGTCTGACTCTGATATGGTCTTCCTTAAGATGCCAAGAGCACAATGAGATAGAAGTACTTCAAGCTCTACAGCCTCCCACCAACATCAAGTCTGTACAGATTGAGGGTTATCCAGGTGAATATCTTCCTAGCTGGTTTCGTGGTTGTGATGGACCCGAGGCCATGTCATTTTCTGAGTTACCTACGGCGACAGTTGACAACAATAATATTAGCAGAGCCAGGACCATTTTCCCATTATTAACAGAGGTAAGCATTAAAGGGTGCCGAAACTTATCAGGCCTGGAACAATTTCTACATCCAATGACTTCTGTACCAGCCATCAGCAAAATAGTTATTGAAGATTGCGCAAGTGTAAAATCAGTACCAATTGAATGGCCCCCTTCCCTTGAACAAATAAGCGTGTCCAACTGTCCAAAAATGACACATCTCTCGGCCCCGTCTGCAAAGAAGCTCGAGCTGAAGTTTAAGATTTTTGGATTCAACATTGAGTGTAGTTCCCTCACCTACTTGCATATACATTCCTCCCAGCTGCCATCCATTGAACTAGAAAAGTGGAGTCTTCCAGTACTGCAGAGGCTCCACATCAGTGAGTGTGGTTGTCTGAAATTTATTAGAGAATCTGAGCACATATCCACGGGCCTTTCCCTTGGCTTGGCCAGAGCCAGAGGCAACACTGCCAAATTCCCGTTACTCACTGACCTAACTATAGTAGACTGCAGCAAGCTGGAAAGTATTGATGACCTCCTAACACATGAATGCCTCCCTACCATCGAGAGTATTAGTATTTGGTCTTGTGATTTGCTGTCCCTGCCCACCAAAAGATTTGAGAGTTTTCCTTTTCTGAAGAATTTGGACATCTGGCGGTGTCCACGTCTCTACTGGCAAAGAGAAATGGTGTTACCATCGTCCCTCCAGAAGCTCAGCTTACGCAGTTGTGGGGATTTCTCTGCCTGGTCTCCTAGGTGCTGCCTAGAGAACCTGACCTCCCTTGAGTCACTAATGATGGAATCATGCCGAGGTATAGTGTCCATTCCAGGTGATCTTTGGAGCAGTAATCTCAAGTCACTCCAAAATTTGTTGATTGCGGAATGTCCAGACCTTGTCTCAATTGGTGGACCGGAAGCA